A genomic window from Lycium barbarum isolate Lr01 chromosome 4, ASM1917538v2, whole genome shotgun sequence includes:
- the LOC132638670 gene encoding zinc finger protein CONSTANS-LIKE 4-like codes for MKNCELCNGLARIYCESDQANLCWDCDMKVHSENFLVAKHSRSLLCHVCQSQTAWSATGAKIGRTVSVCERCSNDNKNIPSVILQVTISEGRMYSDIIPTLTGRDEIGGEEVERIDDNNDVEQEEEEIDLEDIQVVPWSSAPPPPLPSSSSSSDESLNSFGDFSLKRMREDDMIV; via the exons ATGAAAAATTGTGAGCTATGTAATGGATTGGCTAGGATATACTGTGAATCAGACCAGGCGAATTTGTGTTGGGACTGTGATATGAAGGTGCACTCGGAGAACTTTCTTGTAGCGAAGCACTCGAGGTCGTTATTATGCCACGTGTGCCAATCGCAGACAGCTTGGTCGGCTACAGGTGCAAAGATTGGCCGGACAGTCTCTGTATGTGAAAGATGCTCGAACGACAACAAAAACATACCGAGTGTAATCCTACAAGTGACGATTAGTGAGGGTAGAATGTACTCAGACATTATCCCTACCTTGACAGGTAGAGATGAAATTGGTGGAGAAGAAGTCGAAAGAAtagatgataataatgatgttgagcAGGAGGAGGAGGAGATTGATTTAGAGGATATTCAGGTTGTTCCGTGGTCATCTGCTCCGCCTCCACCACTACCGTCGAGTTCATCCAGCAGTGATGAATCGTTGAATAGCTTTGGAGACTTTTCTTTGAAACGAATGCGTGAAGATGAC ATGATTGTGTAA